The Runella sp. SP2 genome includes a window with the following:
- the cas2 gene encoding CRISPR-associated endonuclease Cas2, translating to MPKKKPYVRKTLPELERLWQEAALVRPKEAPLGESGEIPQRLQNFMLYLQRQQPLKRPEDMYCFIMYDIENNKVRRLMAKYLLQKGCVRVQKSVFFGRFHRKLQREVLDVLRKMQECYENEDTILVLPVGEDMLNSLTCIGKLFELELMTAHKHTLFF from the coding sequence ATGCCAAAGAAGAAACCCTACGTTCGGAAAACGTTGCCTGAGCTCGAACGGCTTTGGCAAGAAGCGGCCTTAGTTCGGCCAAAGGAGGCACCACTTGGGGAGTCGGGGGAAATACCCCAACGACTTCAGAATTTCATGTTGTATTTACAGCGTCAACAGCCACTCAAACGCCCAGAAGACATGTATTGCTTTATCATGTACGACATTGAAAATAACAAAGTGCGGCGGCTTATGGCGAAGTACTTGCTGCAAAAAGGCTGCGTACGGGTCCAAAAATCGGTGTTTTTTGGCAGGTTTCACCGAAAGCTCCAACGTGAAGTGCTGGATGTACTGCGCAAGATGCAGGAATGTTACGAAAATGAAGACACGATTTTGGTGTTGCCCGTTGGCGAAGATATGCTCAACAGCCTCACCTGCATCGGTAAATTATTTGAACTGGAATTGATGACGGCCCACAAACACACGCTATTTTTTTGA